The following are encoded together in the Culex pipiens pallens isolate TS chromosome 1, TS_CPP_V2, whole genome shotgun sequence genome:
- the LOC120425490 gene encoding uncharacterized protein LOC120425490 yields MSRPQFFGFDTHLPVEDWGNGYIGGTPDDLEYDALNDSGDLVRFEQRKARLQLDLSVWMMPRKPRLQHLVPRPAMQQLHSQSSLMATMQQQQQQHHQAGGQMVRSEYEQTDGAAFDAPPPEVPNSFPNFFI; encoded by the exons ATGTCGCGGCCACAATTCTTTGGCTTCGACACGCATCTTCCAGTGGAGGATTGGGGAAACGGATACATCGGCGGTACGCCGGATGATTTGGAGTACGACGCTTTGAACGACTCGGGGGATTTGGTCCGGTTTGAGCAGAGGAAGGCGAGGTTGCAGCTGGATCTGAGCGTGTGGATGATGCCGAGAAAGCCGAGGCTGCAGCATCTGGTGCCACGTCCGGCGATGCAGCAGCTTCATTCGCAGAGTTCGTTGATGGCGACgatgcaacagcagcagcaacagcaccaTCAGGCGGGGGGACAA ATGGTTCGATCTGAATACGAACAAACAGACGGCGCAGCATTCGATGCCCCGCCGCCGGAAGTTCCCAACAGTTTCCCCAATTTCTTCATCTAG